TCCAACCGTGATGATCTCCCCCCAGTCCCATTCGCCTCCTCCAAGGCTGCTTCGTCGCATCATTTGAATTTAAATCCTCAGTCACtagcttctgcttctgtgGCTCCTGCGCCCGTTTCGCCCGCCCTATCATCGCCATCCTTGCTCTCTCCCTCCGATGCCACCCCGCGTTCAGCCTCGAGAGATAATCACCACAACCAGACGGCCCCTAGACGTATCCCTAGCTCTGGATCGCTGAGGGACGAGAGTCGCAAGTCAACACCTAGCTTGCAGAAACGCTCTTCAACCGCATCGTTGCGATCTGTTCGCAACAGCGCTAGCTCGTCCACCGGTACTCTGTCGCGGCGCTCCTCCTCCAACTTCGCGACCTCCCCCACCACAACAAACAACATGATGTCAAAGAAGGCTCCCGTGCAGGAAATAATCCCAACTGCTGCGACGATCGCtgcagagcatttccaaaAAGACATCGACTGGCATCACTCTGCCGATCTACAATCCAGAACCCTTGTCGTGGTCCACGATGCCTGCTACGGCCATCGTTTCGCGCGACCCAGGAGTTCTCGCGCTACTCTAGGCTCAATAGTTGAGAGGCCAGAACGTATTCGCGCCGGTGTGCTTGGCGTATCTGCTGCTTACGTCCGTCTGGGGCGCAGACATGCCGGTGAGCGCTACGCGCCGCATCCTAGTCTGGACCCTCGCGCCTTGCCTGCGCCCCCGTTTCAGATCCGTAAGACGGCGCGATCGTTGGCCCTTACTTCCCCCGCGGTCGCGCACGTGCATGGAAACAAATGGATGGATGATCTTCAGACCATGTGCGATGCGGCTGAGTCGCGACTTGCACTGAATGGGAAGGAATTGGTTCGCCCGCGCAGCGCTGGGAAGGATGACCATGCGCCTGAGTTTCATCAGGGGGATCTGTACTTGTGCTCTGAGTCTTTGGATGCTTTTGAGGGTGCCCTAGGTGGTGTATGTGAGGGAGTGGATGCCGTCTTTGGTCCCTCGTCTACGAAGCGGGCGTTTGTCTGCATTCGTCCGCCTGGTCACCATTGTTCGTCCGGCCATCCGTCTGGATTTTGCTGGATTAACAATGTCCACGTCGGTATTTCATATGCTGCCATGACACATGGCCTAACCCATGCTGCTATCCTGGATTTTGATTTGCACCACGGTGATGGTTCGCAGGAAATCACATGGGAACAGAACAGTCGGGCTGCGACTGCGCCCAAGAATGCAGCGCTCTATAAGAAGACGAGAATCGGCTATTTCAGTCTGCACGACATCAACTCCTACCCGTGCGAGATGGGTGATTTTGAGAAAGTGCGCAATGCAAGCGTGTGCATCGACAAGGCGCACAGTCAGTCGATCTGGAATGTCCATCTAGACCCTTGGAAGACTGAATCGGAGTTCTGGGAATTGTATGCTACCAAGTACGCTATTCTACTAGAGAAGGCCCGTGCTTTCCTGCGACTGCACACAGAGCGCCTTGCTAGCACTCCTAACGGACCTAAACCCAAGGCTGCCATTTTCATTTCCGCTGGCTTCGATGCGAGTGAATGGGAGGGTGCTGGTATGCAGCGACATAAGGTGAATGTTCCTACCGAGTTCTACGCCAAATTCACTGCAGATGTCGCGCGCATGGCTGAGGAAGATGGGTTGGGAACTGATGGTCGAGTGATCAGTGTGCTAGAAGGGGGTTACAGCGATCGGGCTTTGACGAGTGGAGTTCTCAGCCACCTTTCAGGATTGAGTGATGCGACGGCTAGCGTGACGGAAGATCAACAGATTGATCATCTCGCATCCGAGATGACCGATCGCCTAGATCTACAAGACGTACCTCAGGAGTTGGGGATCAATGCTCAAAAGATCCAGACAAGTTCTTACGACCCTACCTGGTGGTCATCATCCTTGCTCGAAGAGCTAGAAGCCTGGGTTTACCCTACGCCGGCTGTGAAAAGTAATGGGAAAATCCCGACGTATCTTGCGTCGACGCAATCGTTTACTGCCAAAGTTGTGCCATCAGCCCGAGATCGAATGTCAGTCGGTGGCTATGTCACCTGTGAACCAGAGCTACCCCCACTGCCTGAAGTTGGGTGGGCTACTGCAACGCACGAGCTATCCAAGATCCTGATCCCGAGTGACCGGCAAACGATGAGCTGTCGACCGGAGGACCTTAATGCTGAAGCGTCGCGCATACGCCGGGAACGTCAAGCAGCTGCGGAGGGTATTCCAATAGCTCCAGCTGCTCCGGCTGCTCCGGCTGAGCCAGTCGCGCGTGAAGCCAGTCGGATGCAGCTCCGTGTGCGAAAGCCTAAGCAGTCTCTACCAAGCACACCCAAAACCGAATTCACCCCGAAACGCCAGGCGGTCAAGGGGACTCGACGGACCACCATCGACCCAGCTAGTGATCTGATCCCGTCTCTGGATAACTCGCCAGCTACTCGCATGGATCGCAGGAAGAGTGCTGCCTCCGCTACGGACAAACCTGACGATGGGAGAGCGCCATCGTGTGCGACAACTACTCAATCACGTCCTGGTACTGCGGCAAGCAACCGGTCTACAACTTCCCGGAGGACCAGCACCAGCCGTGGAACTACTCCAAAGTGTTCTACAAGCCCTCCCCAAAACGTTCCCCCAG
This Aspergillus chevalieri M1 DNA, chromosome 3, nearly complete sequence DNA region includes the following protein-coding sequences:
- a CDS encoding histone deacetylase hosB (COG:B;~EggNog:ENOG410PG59;~InterPro:IPR023696,IPR023801,IPR000286,IPR037138;~PFAM:PF00850) produces the protein MDPSNRDDLPPVPFASSKAASSHHLNLNPQSLASASVAPAPVSPALSSPSLLSPSDATPRSASRDNHHNQTAPRRIPSSGSLRDESRKSTPSLQKRSSTASLRSVRNSASSSTGTLSRRSSSNFATSPTTTNNMMSKKAPVQEIIPTAATIAAEHFQKDIDWHHSADLQSRTLVVVHDACYGHRFARPRSSRATLGSIVERPERIRAGVLGVSAAYVRLGRRHAGERYAPHPSLDPRALPAPPFQIRKTARSLALTSPAVAHVHGNKWMDDLQTMCDAAESRLALNGKELVRPRSAGKDDHAPEFHQGDLYLCSESLDAFEGALGGVCEGVDAVFGPSSTKRAFVCIRPPGHHCSSGHPSGFCWINNVHVGISYAAMTHGLTHAAILDFDLHHGDGSQEITWEQNSRAATAPKNAALYKKTRIGYFSLHDINSYPCEMGDFEKVRNASVCIDKAHSQSIWNVHLDPWKTESEFWELYATKYAILLEKARAFLRLHTERLASTPNGPKPKAAIFISAGFDASEWEGAGMQRHKVNVPTEFYAKFTADVARMAEEDGLGTDGRVISVLEGGYSDRALTSGVLSHLSGLSDATASVTEDQQIDHLASEMTDRLDLQDVPQELGINAQKIQTSSYDPTWWSSSLLEELEAWVYPTPAVKSNGKIPTYLASTQSFTAKVVPSARDRMSVGGYVTCEPELPPLPEVGWATATHELSKILIPSDRQTMSCRPEDLNAEASRIRRERQAAAEGIPIAPAAPAAPAEPVAREASRMQLRVRKPKQSLPSTPKTEFTPKRQAVKGTRRTTIDPASDLIPSLDNSPATRMDRRKSAASATDKPDDGRAPSCATTTQSRPGTAASNRSTTSRRTSTSRGTTPKCSTSPPQNVPPVPQVPSGLLPTASSETPLPAGAENTRPDDMDSLTAGVRKLNIKLKVPSPEENAAREKKAAEERKKAAKASRSQKSSSALKSSTIKHPGFSASAPPSTASPLETKQETRGPSPDMASIPSTVTVGRPGSRKTSARSSFAATATTTSTTPPLTPASASTATTQDTFNPRQQSLVSPTASIVQSKYGLPTFTSNDAIPFASASGNPTPFGSRPSTGFSHAVPDESTGDGSYVNVGYDGQVDVYARRE